The Candidatus Sericytochromatia bacterium nucleotide sequence CGATGGGCCACGTGTCGGATGCGCTCAGGCGTCGCCACGGATGTGCCGCCGAATTTCTGCACCACCAAGGTCATGACTTGTTTCCTCGACTGTTCAGGTTGCCGCTATCCGCGGGAAGGTTCACAGGGAGCGGCTCCCGCCGCTAGCTGGTTGAAGGTGTGGGTAATGACGTTCCCGTGAGGGCGCCAGGTGTCCCGCATCGCCGCTGCGATGGTGGCCGCACGGTCGGGCGGGCACACCGCGAGCAAGGTGGGACCTGCCCCACTGATGACAGCGCCCCAGGCGCCTGCCTCCCGGGCTGCCTCCAAGACCTCGGTTCCCCCCGGTATCAAAGGCAGTCGATAAGGCTGATGAAGCTGGTCTTTCAGCGCGCGACCCCACCATGATACGTTCCCGGTCAAGATAACGGAGGTGAGGGCGGTCACGGCCGCCAGGTTGGCGATCGCCGCCTGACGGTCCACGGAGACGGGCAGCACCTGGCGGGCTTCGGCCGTGGACAGCGAGAAGTCGGGGATCGCCACCACCAAGGACCCCGGAACGGCGGTTGCCAGCGGCAGGCACCAGGTATCGGCCCCGTCCTTGAATGCCGCCGTGACCCCGCCGTGGAGCGCTGGAGCGACATTGTCGGGGTGCCCTTCCATGTCGGTGGCCAGCATCAGCAATTGGGAGGTTGAGAGGGGGGTGTCGAACAGCAAGTTGGCAGCGACGAGGCCGCCCACGATGGCAGCCGAGGAACTTCCCAGCCCGCGC carries:
- the thrB gene encoding homoserine kinase: MNVRVPATSANLGPGFDVLGLALPLYNDLHLSHAEREHVVHTGPWASALSVESDHLSLQAARRVAALVGRALPPMRWDVTVRIPPARGLGSSSAAIVGGLVAANLLFDTPLSTSQLLMLATDMEGHPDNVAPALHGGVTAAFKDGADTWCLPLATAVPGSLVVAIPDFSLSTAEARQVLPVSVDRQAAIANLAAVTALTSVILTGNVSWWGRALKDQLHQPYRLPLIPGGTEVLEAAREAGAWGAVISGAGPTLLAVCPPDRAATIAAAMRDTWRPHGNVITHTFNQLAAGAAPCEPSRG